Proteins encoded together in one Impatiens glandulifera chromosome 1, dImpGla2.1, whole genome shotgun sequence window:
- the LOC124921020 gene encoding uncharacterized protein At2g34160-like: protein MEEITEGVNNINIADSHKKNRIQVSNTKKPLFFYVNLAKRYMQQYDEAELSALGMAISTVVSVAEILKNNGFAVEKKIRTSTVEMKDESRGRPVQKAKIEITLGKTEKFDELMAAQAEQSENGGDVEVLS from the exons ATGGAAGAGATCACTGAAGGAGTAAACAACATCAACATAGCCGATTCTCACAAGAAAAACCGGATTCAGGTCTCAAATACGAAGAAACCTCTCTTCTTCTATGTCAATCTCGCTAAG AGATATATGCAGCAATACGATGAAGCTGAGCTTTCGGCTTTAGGAATGG CAATCTCCACTGTTGTCTCTGTAGCTGAGATTCTGAAAAACAATGGGTTTGCTGTTGAGAAAA AAATCAGAACGTCCACAGTTGAAATGAAGGATGAATCCAGGGGAAGACCAGTACAAAAGGCCAAG ATTGAAATAACACTTGGTAAGACAGAGAAATTTGATGAGCTGATGGCTGCTCAAGCAGAACAATCCGAGAATGGTGgagatgttgaggtgcttagctGA